In a genomic window of Salvelinus fontinalis isolate EN_2023a chromosome 7, ASM2944872v1, whole genome shotgun sequence:
- the LOC129859867 gene encoding paraspeckle component 1-like has product MAHRNLKQVNIQNNAPSPKPQQQYRQQQQQQQHTKRNMDSPGMERRPNVADGKAPPPKPPTAASPAAEGEGGAGESQEMTLDIKSFRRPGEKTFTQRCRLFIGNLPTDLTEDDFKKLFSKYGEANEVFINRDRGFGFIRLETRTLAEIAKAELDGTVLGNRPIRIRFATHGSALTVRNLSPVVSNELLEEAFSEFGPVERAIVVVDDRGRPTGKGFVEFANKPCARKALDRCADGALLLTTSPRPAIVEPTEQLDEEDGLPEKLLVKSVHYHKEREHPPRFAQPGTFEFEYSSRWKALDEMEKQQRDQVERNIREAKEKLEQEMEAAKHEHQLMMMRQDLMRRQEELRRLEELRNQELQKRKNIEMRHEERRRQEEEMMQRHREQEEMRRQPDGFKPNYADSREQEMRMGELGPRGAINMGDGFNPASVAGASVNQGPPQMMGIGISGRAGAMGPEGTPNMGAPNMMPDNGAMLRTDRFPQGAPNQIGSSPMIVRPGVESPQQQQAVGAGLMGAGLMGAGPGPAVGGPASFGRGIPVVGNYEGPNNKRRRY; this is encoded by the exons ATGGCTCACCGAAAtctaaaacaggtcaacattcaaaaCAACGCACCGTCGCCGAAACCTCAGCAGCAGTAccgccagcagcagcagcagcagcagcacacaaaGCGCAACATGGACTCTCCAGGCATGGAGCGAAGGCCGAATGTTGCGGATGGGAAAGCCCCACCACCAAAGCCGCCGACGGCTGCCAGCCCTGCGGCAGAGGGGGAGGGTGGAGCCGGAGAGTCGCAGGAGATGACGCTGGATATAAAGAGTTTTAGGAGACCCGGGGAGAAAACCTTCACGCAGCGATGTAGGTTGTTCATCGGTAACCTCCCGACAGACCTCACGGAGGATGATTTCAAaaagctgttttcaaagtatgGCGAGGCTAACGAGGTGTTTATCAACCGAGACCGAGGATTCGGCTTCATTCGACTG GAAACCAGGACGCTGGCGGAGATTGCCAAGGCAGAGCTGGACGGCACAGTGCTGGGGAACCGACCTATCCGGATCCGCTTCGCCACGCATGGCTCTGCCCTCACAGTGCGGAACCTTTCGCCCGTGGTCTCCAACGAGCTCCTTGAGGAGGCCTTCTCGGAGTTCGGCCCAGTGGAAAGGGCTATCGTTGTGGTGGACGACCGTGGAAGGCCCACTGGGAAGGGCTTCGTGGAGTTTGCCAACAAACCTTGTGCTCGTAAAGCCCTGGATCGCTGTGCTGACGGGGCGCTGCTGCTCACCAC GTCTCCTCGGCCTGCCATAGTGGAACCCACCGAGCAGCTGGATGAAGAGGATGGACTCCCAGAGAAGTTGCTGGTGAAATCTGTACACTACCACAA ggagagggagcaccccccgCGGTTTGCCCAGCCGGGGACATTTGAGTTTGAGTACTCGTCCCGCTGGAAGGCCCTGGACGAGATGGAAAAGCAGCAGAGAGACCAGGTTGAGCGCAACATCCGAGAGGCCAAGGAGAAGCTGGAGCAAGAGATGGAGGCCGCCAAGCACGAGCATCAGCTCATGATGAtgagacaag ACCTGATGAGGCGTCAAGAGGAGCTAAGACGTCTGGAGGAGCTTCGCAACCAGGAGCTGCAGAAACGCAAGAATATAGAGAtgag ACATGAGGAGAGGCGTaggcaggaggaggagatgatGCAGCGCCATCGAGAGCAGGAAGAGATGAGACGCCAACCGGACGGCTTCAAGCCAAACTATGCGGACAGC AGAGAACAGGAAATGAGAATGGGTGAACTGGGCCCTCGTGGAGCCATTAATATGGGAG ATGGGTTTAACCCCGCCTCTGTTGCTGGGGCCAGTGTAAACCAGGGACCCCCTCAAATGATGGGCATAGGCATAAGCGGAAGGGCCGGAGCCATGGGCCCCGAGGGAACTCCAAACATGGGCGCACCAAACATGATGCCAGACAATGGAGCCATG CTGCGCACCGATAGGTTCCCCCAGGGGGCTCCTAATCAGATTGGTTCGTCCCCCATGATAGTCCGTCCAGGTGTCGAGTCCCCTCAGCAGCAACAGGCAGTGGGAGCAGGGCTAATGGGGGCAGGGCTTATGGGGGCAGGGCCTGGGCCTGCAGTGGGGGGGCCTGCAAGCTTCGGGAGGGGAATCCCCGTTGTGGGAAACTATGAAGGGCCTAACAACAAACGTCGCAGATACTGA